One window of the Streptomyces asoensis genome contains the following:
- a CDS encoding chitosanase, with protein sequence MVHISRPVDGPAPTSRRLFLALSGALAVAPLLAAQQATAAPTAKSLDDPAKKEIAMKLVSSAENSSLDWKAQYRYIEDIGDGRGYTAGIIGFCSGTHDMLDLVQLYSDRKPGNVLAKYLPALREVDGTDSHSGLDPNYPKDWRKAAQDTAFQQAQNDERDRVYFNPAVRQGKTDGLRVLGQFAYYDAIVMHGDGTDPTSFRNIRKRALTKAKPPAQGGDETTYLNAFLDARVWAMKQEEAHSDTSRVDTAQRVFLRNGNLDLDPPLDWKVYGDSYHIG encoded by the coding sequence GTGGTGCACATATCCCGGCCGGTCGACGGCCCCGCCCCCACCTCCCGCCGCCTCTTCCTCGCCCTCTCCGGCGCCCTGGCGGTCGCGCCGCTCCTCGCCGCCCAGCAGGCGACCGCGGCCCCCACGGCGAAGAGCCTCGACGACCCGGCGAAGAAGGAGATCGCCATGAAGCTGGTGTCGAGCGCGGAGAACTCCTCGCTCGACTGGAAGGCCCAGTACCGGTACATCGAGGACATCGGTGACGGACGCGGCTACACCGCCGGCATCATCGGCTTCTGCTCCGGCACCCACGACATGCTCGACCTCGTACAGCTCTACAGCGACCGCAAGCCCGGCAACGTCCTCGCCAAGTACCTGCCCGCCCTGCGTGAGGTCGACGGTACCGACTCGCATTCCGGTCTCGACCCGAACTACCCGAAGGACTGGCGCAAGGCCGCCCAGGACACGGCCTTCCAGCAGGCCCAGAACGACGAGCGCGACCGCGTCTACTTCAACCCCGCCGTCCGGCAGGGCAAGACGGACGGCCTGCGGGTCCTCGGTCAGTTCGCCTACTACGACGCCATCGTCATGCACGGCGACGGAACCGACCCCACCAGCTTCCGCAACATCCGCAAGCGCGCGCTGACCAAGGCGAAGCCGCCGGCCCAGGGCGGCGACGAGACGACGTATCTGAACGCCTTCCTCGACGCCCGGGTCTGGGCCATGAAGCAGGAGGAGGCGCACAGCGACACCAGCCGGGTCGACACCGCCCAGCGCGTCTTCCTGCGCAACGGCAACCTCGACCTCGACCCGCCCCTGGACTGGAAGGTGTACGGCGACAGCTACCACATCGGCTGA